A genome region from Candidatus Bathyarchaeia archaeon includes the following:
- a CDS encoding HDIG domain-containing protein: MEKLLDPRLIDVINNIKDESLRKKILDFLEDLSINLEGKSYTGLALEEAPASRFHHHNYPGGLIDHILSTVNIALAISESIEKIYGGKVNRDLVIGGVILHDIFKPLTYERKSDGAYKNSPLGERLDHLTLAALELFRRGFPLDLIHIVVASHGQAGPISPKTIEALICHIADEADSKMNAEVLNAAKYLVKEAIGESWDKMDSKTAFRILMLKAEGGWEGLRKNVSMLKPE, translated from the coding sequence GTGGAGAAACTGCTAGATCCCAGATTAATTGATGTTATAAATAATATTAAAGATGAATCTTTGAGGAAGAAGATTCTAGATTTCCTTGAGGATTTATCAATTAATCTTGAAGGCAAATCTTATACTGGTTTAGCATTAGAGGAGGCTCCTGCCAGTAGATTTCACCATCATAATTATCCTGGCGGACTAATTGATCACATATTGTCAACAGTTAATATTGCATTGGCAATTTCTGAATCTATCGAGAAGATTTATGGTGGTAAGGTTAATAGGGATTTAGTTATAGGTGGAGTTATATTACATGACATATTTAAGCCATTAACTTACGAGAGAAAAAGTGACGGAGCATATAAAAACTCGCCCTTAGGTGAGCGCCTAGACCATTTAACTCTAGCGGCGCTAGAGCTCTTTAGAAGGGGTTTCCCATTAGACTTGATCCATATTGTAGTAGCCAGCCACGGTCAGGCAGGTCCGATATCACCTAAGACCATTGAAGCCCTAATCTGCCATATTGCCGATGAGGCCGACTCAAAGATGAATGCTGAGGTTTTGAATGCCGCCAAATACTTGGTTAAGGAGGCTATTGGGGAGTCTTGGGATAAAATGGATTCCAAAACTGCCTTTAGGATTCTAATGTTGAAGGCTGAGGGTGGATGGGAGGGCTTAAGAAAAAATGTTAGTATGCTAAAGCCTGAATGA
- a CDS encoding metallophosphoesterase, producing MSNIKKIGIIADTHDRLDLIDEAVKRLNDTSVNLVLHAGDYIAPFSVLRFKPLKAKLIGVFGNNDGDQALLRRRFEEIGAHIYGRFAEISAGNLKIALIHGEEEGLLNALIRSNYYDVVVHGHTHKAEIYNVGRTLVINPGETCGYLSGRATIAILDAERGEAEILEI from the coding sequence ATTTCAAACATTAAAAAGATAGGCATAATTGCTGATACTCACGATAGACTCGACCTCATTGATGAAGCCGTGAAGAGACTAAATGATACAAGCGTTAATCTTGTACTCCATGCTGGGGATTATATTGCTCCATTCTCCGTATTACGGTTTAAGCCATTAAAGGCTAAGCTTATCGGCGTCTTCGGCAATAATGATGGGGATCAAGCACTTTTAAGAAGGAGATTTGAGGAGATAGGAGCTCATATTTATGGGAGGTTCGCTGAAATAAGTGCGGGAAACCTAAAAATTGCATTGATTCATGGCGAGGAAGAGGGACTATTGAATGCCCTAATTAGATCAAATTATTATGATGTTGTCGTTCATGGGCATACTCATAAAGCCGAAATATATAATGTTGGAAGAACCTTAGTAATTAACCCAGGTGAAACTTGCGGATATTTATCCGGTAGGGCAACAATAGCAATCTTAGATGCTGAGAGAGGGGAGGCTGAAATCCTTGAGATATAA
- a CDS encoding 30S ribosomal protein S27ae, whose protein sequence is MPKRKEKRFVSLYYKIEDGKLKRVLPICERCGPGYFMADHGNRYTCGHCGFTRYKTSPRNTSRATAREDNL, encoded by the coding sequence ATGCCAAAAAGGAAGGAGAAGAGATTCGTATCATTATATTATAAGATTGAGGATGGAAAACTGAAGAGAGTTCTCCCTATATGTGAAAGATGCGGTCCAGGGTATTTTATGGCTGATCATGGAAACCGTTATACATGCGGACACTGCGGTTTCACAAGATATAAGACTTCACCAAGGAATACTAGCAGAGCAACTGCCAGAGAGGATAACCTCTAA
- the rps24e gene encoding 30S ribosomal protein S24e encodes MKIKIISSRRNELLKRNEIIFSLSHEESPTPSRIDIRKEIARVFKTETDKVYIRRIETVTGTTTSIGEAHIYDSPEWVKQIEPEHIIVRNNPQIKKEE; translated from the coding sequence TTGAAGATCAAAATAATAAGTAGTAGGCGCAATGAGCTACTTAAGAGAAATGAGATAATTTTCAGCCTATCACATGAGGAGTCACCAACACCCTCAAGAATTGATATTAGAAAGGAAATAGCGAGAGTCTTCAAAACTGAAACCGATAAGGTGTATATAAGGAGAATAGAGACTGTAACTGGAACAACAACCTCCATTGGCGAGGCTCACATTTACGATTCACCAGAGTGGGTTAAGCAAATTGAACCAGAACATATAATAGTAAGGAATAACCCTCAAATAAAGAAGGAGGAATGA
- a CDS encoding GTP-dependent dephospho-CoA kinase family protein: MGRYILTPNLRDELKIPLGTLIKGTPKDVTEKVKELIDYTKPKKIISVGDVISESMLKMGLKVDVFIVDNRSMRKPIEPLTFRADETLNLTNPAGTIMDDSWRVISEAINSDGTVRVLVNGEEDLLAIVAVLVAPENSMVIYGQPNEGAVIINVGEESKKRMREILGKMRYEPEN; the protein is encoded by the coding sequence ATGGGGAGATACATTCTCACACCAAATCTTAGAGATGAACTTAAAATACCATTAGGAACCCTCATTAAGGGTACGCCTAAAGATGTTACGGAGAAAGTGAAGGAATTAATAGATTATACTAAACCTAAAAAAATTATTTCAGTAGGCGACGTTATTTCTGAAAGTATGCTTAAAATGGGACTTAAAGTGGATGTTTTCATAGTGGATAATCGATCTATGCGCAAACCAATTGAGCCACTAACCTTCAGAGCTGACGAAACTCTGAATCTTACTAATCCAGCTGGTACAATCATGGATGATTCTTGGCGAGTAATTAGCGAAGCAATTAACTCTGATGGGACAGTAAGGGTTTTAGTTAATGGCGAAGAAGATTTGCTAGCAATAGTTGCTGTTCTAGTTGCCCCAGAAAATTCTATGGTTATTTATGGTCAGCCAAATGAAGGAGCTGTTATAATTAATGTTGGGGAAGAAAGTAAAAAGAGGATGCGTGAAATCTTAGGTAAAATGAGGTATGAACCAGAAAACTAA
- the spt4 gene encoding transcription elongation factor subunit Spt4 → MMVERACRRCHYITEEKVCPNCKSTDLSEDFSGLVIIFDPKNSAIAKVMKIEKKGRYAIKVR, encoded by the coding sequence ATAATGGTTGAGAGGGCATGTAGGAGATGCCATTATATTACTGAAGAAAAGGTTTGCCCAAACTGTAAGTCAACTGATTTGAGCGAGGACTTTAGTGGTCTAGTAATAATTTTTGATCCAAAAAATTCTGCCATAGCAAAAGTAATGAAGATTGAAAAGAAGGGGCGTTACGCCATTAAAGTGAGATAG
- a CDS encoding DNA-directed RNA polymerase, whose translation MSNIREVNNTFNLVSIEDTVRIPPEKFNEPLEKVALEQLKMKYVGVIDEELGYLIAVTDVKVSPIGKIIPGDAATYHKAVFSLLTFLPKIQEIVEGEVVEIADFGAFIRIGPVDALLHISQLMDDFISYDEKQGILMGKETKRKVSIGDKMRVRITAVSMSKGAGFGKIGVTARQPFLGKIEWIEEDLEKMKSETEERDKKSKE comes from the coding sequence ATGAGTAATATAAGGGAAGTGAACAATACGTTTAATCTAGTATCCATTGAGGATACTGTTCGCATACCACCTGAAAAATTTAATGAACCCCTTGAGAAAGTTGCATTAGAGCAGCTTAAAATGAAATATGTTGGCGTTATTGATGAGGAGTTAGGATACTTAATAGCTGTCACGGATGTTAAGGTTTCACCCATCGGAAAAATAATTCCCGGCGATGCTGCAACATACCATAAAGCAGTATTCTCGCTCCTAACATTCCTACCAAAAATTCAGGAGATTGTTGAGGGCGAGGTTGTTGAGATTGCCGATTTTGGAGCCTTTATCCGAATTGGACCCGTTGACGCATTACTTCATATTTCCCAGCTCATGGATGACTTCATATCATATGATGAAAAGCAAGGTATTTTGATGGGTAAGGAAACGAAGAGAAAAGTTTCAATCGGTGATAAGATGCGTGTTAGAATAACCGCCGTGTCAATGAGTAAAGGCGCCGGATTCGGCAAAATAGGTGTTACGGCACGGCAGCCGTTTCTAGGGAAGATTGAGTGGATTGAAGAGGACCTAGAAAAGATGAAGAGTGAAACTGAAGAGCGAGATAAAAAGTCTAAAGAGTGA
- a CDS encoding adenylosuccinate synthetase — MPCTVVVCGFFGDTGKGKIISYLALRDKVSVAVRAGVGPNAGHTVVYGEKTYKVRMIPSAFVYEKCRLLIGPGVLVDPNIFLEEVNLVNAENRAGLDPQCAIIEPKHIEADKMGHLASEIKTTGTGTGPCNADRVLRKAKLARDIPELQRFLVDVPLEVNMAIDSGENVLIEGTQGTYLSLWHGTYPYVTSKDVTASAACSDVGVGPKKVDDVIVVFKAFVTRVGAGPLPGEIPWEEAERRGWAEVATVTGRRRRAAPFNFDLAKRAVMLNSATQAAITKIDVLFPECKGARSYSDLSNEAKEFIKKVEEEIKIPVTLIGTGPEVWDIIDRRFK; from the coding sequence ATGCCGTGCACGGTAGTTGTTTGCGGCTTCTTCGGCGATACTGGTAAAGGCAAAATTATATCATATCTGGCCTTAAGGGACAAGGTTAGTGTGGCTGTCAGAGCAGGTGTTGGACCGAATGCTGGACATACTGTTGTTTATGGCGAAAAAACGTATAAGGTTCGCATGATACCAAGCGCCTTTGTATATGAGAAGTGCCGTCTCCTAATAGGTCCAGGAGTCCTCGTAGATCCCAACATATTTCTTGAAGAGGTTAATCTTGTTAACGCTGAAAATAGGGCTGGGCTTGACCCACAATGCGCTATAATTGAGCCTAAGCATATAGAGGCTGACAAAATGGGGCATTTAGCATCTGAGATAAAAACGACTGGAACAGGCACAGGACCATGTAATGCGGATCGCGTGTTAAGAAAAGCTAAACTCGCCAGGGACATACCTGAACTCCAACGCTTCCTAGTGGACGTACCCCTAGAAGTTAACATGGCGATTGATAGCGGAGAAAACGTCCTAATTGAAGGAACCCAGGGAACATATCTATCTTTATGGCATGGAACATACCCCTATGTGACATCGAAAGATGTGACAGCTTCAGCAGCATGCTCAGATGTTGGCGTTGGTCCAAAAAAGGTTGATGATGTAATAGTTGTTTTCAAGGCATTTGTTACTAGGGTTGGAGCTGGACCGCTACCGGGTGAGATACCATGGGAGGAGGCTGAGAGGAGAGGCTGGGCTGAGGTGGCTACTGTAACTGGAAGGAGGAGGAGAGCCGCGCCATTCAATTTTGATCTGGCTAAGAGAGCAGTCATGCTTAACAGCGCCACTCAAGCTGCTATAACAAAAATCGACGTTCTATTCCCGGAATGTAAGGGTGCAAGATCATATAGTGATCTCTCAAATGAAGCAAAGGAGTTTATTAAGAAAGTTGAGGAAGAGATAAAGATACCAGTGACATTGATAGGTACAGGTCCAGAAGTCTGGGATATAATAGACAGAAGATTTAAGTGA
- the cofE gene encoding coenzyme F420-0:L-glutamate ligase — MRIIRIIPVTGIPIIKCGDDLGLIICEAAAKQGTPIEDGDIIVVTHVVVSRAEGNVVNLDEVTPSEFAKTIAEEFNRDPSLVEVVLRESKSIVRMGDGHIIAETKHGFICANAGVDRSNVPGERNVALLPKDPDLSARKIRQRIREITGKDVAVIVSDTHGRPLRVGEINVAIGVAGIKPIRDRRGESDLFGYVLRVKQTAIADELSSAAELVIGQANEGIPAAIIRGYPYEKSEDATAKELIRPREKDLFI; from the coding sequence ATGCGCATAATCAGAATAATCCCAGTTACGGGAATACCGATCATTAAATGTGGCGATGATTTAGGGCTTATTATTTGTGAGGCAGCAGCGAAGCAGGGTACACCAATAGAGGATGGAGACATAATTGTGGTAACCCATGTTGTTGTTTCTAGGGCTGAGGGAAACGTTGTAAACCTTGATGAGGTCACTCCATCCGAATTCGCCAAAACAATAGCGGAGGAGTTTAATAGGGATCCATCGTTGGTCGAGGTTGTTCTAAGAGAGTCTAAATCGATTGTGCGTATGGGTGATGGACATATAATAGCTGAGACTAAGCATGGGTTTATATGTGCAAACGCTGGCGTGGATAGGTCAAATGTTCCAGGCGAAAGGAATGTAGCCCTATTACCTAAAGACCCGGATCTCTCAGCCAGAAAGATAAGGCAAAGAATACGTGAGATCACAGGGAAAGATGTAGCTGTCATAGTCTCTGATACTCATGGTAGACCGCTTCGGGTTGGTGAAATAAACGTGGCTATTGGGGTTGCTGGTATTAAGCCAATTCGGGATAGGAGGGGTGAAAGTGACCTTTTCGGATATGTTCTCAGAGTTAAACAGACAGCTATTGCCGATGAACTCTCTTCAGCGGCCGAACTTGTCATAGGACAAGCTAATGAGGGAATACCAGCGGCCATAATTAGGGGTTATCCTTATGAGAAGTCTGAGGATGCGACCGCTAAGGAACTCATAAGACCTAGGGAGAAGGACCTCTTCATATAA
- a CDS encoding molybdenum cofactor guanylyltransferase, whose product MGRSAIILAGGESQRFGADKGLLDLAGKPLISYVVGRTIDLVDEIVVCVKTEAQLSLYSQVLPKEVKLVVDSKDLPPCPLTGALTGLMNVKGEYSLILPCDTPFISKRIINLLFEIAVGVDAVIPRWPNGYIEPLQAVYRSKMALEAAKRMIETNNYRMQSIISLLKRVCYISTLIIKEIDPKMYTFLNINTPLDLRRAESIIRRGLVV is encoded by the coding sequence ATGGGTAGATCGGCAATAATACTTGCTGGTGGGGAGTCGCAGAGATTTGGAGCTGATAAAGGTCTTCTTGACCTTGCAGGTAAACCATTAATATCATATGTTGTTGGAAGAACAATTGATCTCGTTGATGAGATAGTTGTTTGTGTTAAAACAGAAGCCCAGTTATCTCTATACTCGCAAGTTCTCCCGAAAGAAGTTAAATTAGTAGTTGATTCCAAGGATCTCCCACCATGTCCACTTACTGGAGCTTTAACAGGACTAATGAATGTGAAAGGAGAATACTCACTTATATTGCCATGTGATACACCATTTATTTCAAAAAGAATCATAAACCTTCTCTTTGAAATAGCGGTTGGAGTTGACGCTGTAATCCCGAGATGGCCTAATGGTTATATAGAGCCTCTTCAAGCAGTCTACAGGAGTAAGATGGCACTAGAAGCTGCCAAGAGAATGATCGAAACTAATAATTATAGAATGCAGTCGATAATATCTTTACTTAAAAGAGTCTGCTATATCTCAACACTAATTATTAAAGAGATTGACCCAAAAATGTACACTTTCCTAAACATTAATACTCCCCTAGACCTGAGGAGAGCTGAATCTATAATTAGGAGGGGCTTGGTGGTATAA
- a CDS encoding RimK family alpha-L-glutamate ligase, producing MWRIGILTRNENSWCSTQLRNAIIKRGLQPLCFSFPDLVAKVGFKPEFSLKDLNVLRDVRAIIVRPIGRGSLEEIIFRLDVLHRLKRLGLYILNPPHAIERSVDKYYALSLLEEAGLPVPRTVVTERANEALRAFHDLGGDVVIKPIFGSRGIGSTRISDPDIAERIFRALEFHHQVIYLQEFIPHGNYDIRVFVLGGKVLAAMRRISNLWKTNISLGAKPAPYVPTKEIMDLASKAAEVVGCEVSGVDILESSKGPFIVELNSQPGWRGLQSVTSVNIAEEIIDYVINKVREVEKK from the coding sequence ATGTGGAGAATCGGTATTTTAACCCGTAATGAGAATTCCTGGTGCTCAACACAATTAAGGAATGCCATTATTAAGCGCGGTTTGCAACCGCTCTGCTTTAGTTTTCCTGATTTAGTGGCTAAAGTTGGATTTAAACCTGAGTTTTCACTTAAAGATTTAAATGTTCTCAGAGATGTTAGGGCTATAATAGTGCGCCCTATTGGGCGTGGTTCGCTTGAGGAGATAATATTCCGCCTAGATGTTCTTCATAGACTTAAGAGGTTAGGTCTATACATTTTAAACCCTCCACATGCAATTGAACGCTCAGTCGATAAGTATTATGCCTTATCGCTTCTTGAGGAGGCTGGTCTACCAGTTCCGCGAACAGTTGTTACAGAGAGAGCTAATGAGGCTTTAAGAGCCTTTCATGATCTAGGCGGTGACGTTGTTATCAAGCCAATTTTCGGCTCACGTGGGATAGGTTCGACTAGGATTTCGGATCCGGATATCGCTGAGAGAATATTTAGAGCTCTAGAATTTCATCATCAAGTAATATATCTGCAAGAGTTTATACCGCATGGAAACTATGACATAAGGGTATTTGTTTTAGGCGGGAAAGTTTTAGCAGCCATGCGCCGTATTTCGAACCTATGGAAAACCAATATTAGCCTAGGGGCTAAGCCAGCGCCATATGTGCCAACCAAGGAAATAATGGATCTAGCATCAAAAGCCGCTGAAGTCGTCGGATGCGAGGTTAGTGGGGTAGATATACTCGAGAGTTCTAAGGGACCATTTATTGTTGAACTTAATAGTCAGCCTGGTTGGAGGGGATTACAAAGTGTAACAAGCGTTAATATAGCTGAGGAGATCATTGATTACGTTATTAATAAAGTAAGAGAAGTGGAGAAGAAATAA
- a CDS encoding DUF72 domain-containing protein has product MEIYVGTSGWVYIWNEGGNLDWYIKNSGLNAVELNASFYRFPFPNAVKSWRAKGERLRWSIKVNRLITHTFKFNERALERWWKFKDLFEPMDHLIDFYLFQLPLSIKASSTYKIEKFINEVGLGWRFALEPRNITWFNRDIIKWASKMEITLVSVDCPDLPTDIFNTSGVVYLRMHGRTYWYSHCYTIEELEEVKRRILEAKPEKVYVFFNNDTNMLHNAQEMMRILNA; this is encoded by the coding sequence TTGGAGATTTATGTTGGCACTTCTGGTTGGGTTTATATTTGGAATGAGGGTGGAAATTTAGATTGGTACATTAAAAACTCGGGCTTAAACGCTGTTGAGTTAAACGCAAGCTTCTATAGGTTTCCCTTCCCAAACGCCGTGAAATCCTGGAGAGCCAAGGGTGAGAGGCTTAGATGGTCTATTAAAGTTAATAGGCTAATAACTCACACATTTAAGTTTAATGAGAGGGCTCTTGAAAGATGGTGGAAGTTTAAGGATCTATTTGAGCCAATGGATCACTTAATAGATTTTTACCTCTTCCAGCTTCCACTATCAATCAAGGCATCATCAACCTACAAGATAGAGAAGTTTATTAATGAAGTTGGGCTCGGATGGAGATTTGCTCTAGAACCAAGAAATATAACGTGGTTTAATAGGGATATTATCAAATGGGCTTCTAAGATGGAAATAACCCTAGTTAGCGTGGACTGCCCAGATCTTCCAACAGATATCTTCAATACCAGCGGTGTGGTCTATTTGAGGATGCATGGAAGAACATACTGGTATTCTCATTGTTACACGATTGAAGAGCTTGAGGAAGTTAAGAGAAGGATATTGGAGGCTAAGCCTGAGAAAGTTTACGTTTTCTTCAATAATGATACTAATATGCTACATAATGCTCAGGAGATGATGAGGATATTGAATGCCTAA
- a CDS encoding tRNA (N(6)-L-threonylcarbamoyladenosine(37)-C(2))-methylthiotransferase — protein sequence MEIGKNLEDLNTKDQIHNLGRTVYAENYGCAANKADFEIMLAHILKTGYSISDKPERADIILVNTCGVKKPAEDRIIERLRLFNSLNKPLIVAGCLPKINLRAIMMAAPNVSAILDPYSIDKIILALEAAKNGKKGVIFFSDKPPIKLEQPKIRLNKAIEIIPISEGCLGACSFCCVRFARGTLFSYPMELIINRVKEALSNGVREIWLTSQDNGAYGLDIKTNLANLLKYCCSINDKYFIRVGMMNPNYVIKMLPELIDSYKNEHIFKFLHIPVQSGDNEVLKAMNRKYTAEEFKLIIESFRREIPDITIATDVICGFPSEGREAFEKTMKLMEYIKPDVINISKFFPRPNTPAAKMKQLDTKEIAYRSRMLTELANKISLEKNTFWLGWEGEILIDEKGPSDSWIGRNYAYKPIVIRSTKNILGDFINVKIINAHINYLEAKII from the coding sequence ATGGAGATTGGGAAGAATTTAGAGGACTTAAATACTAAAGATCAAATTCATAATTTAGGGAGGACAGTCTACGCTGAAAACTATGGTTGCGCTGCAAATAAAGCTGATTTTGAGATAATGCTCGCGCATATTTTGAAAACTGGCTACAGCATATCAGATAAACCGGAGAGAGCTGACATAATATTGGTGAATACATGTGGAGTTAAAAAACCCGCCGAGGATCGCATAATAGAGAGACTGCGCCTATTTAATAGCCTTAATAAACCACTTATTGTGGCTGGTTGCCTACCCAAAATAAATCTTAGGGCAATAATGATGGCTGCTCCAAATGTCTCAGCAATTCTAGATCCCTACAGTATTGATAAAATTATTTTAGCCTTAGAGGCTGCTAAAAATGGTAAAAAGGGAGTAATATTCTTTTCAGATAAACCACCAATTAAGCTAGAGCAGCCTAAAATTAGGCTTAACAAAGCCATTGAAATAATACCAATTTCCGAGGGATGCTTAGGCGCATGCTCCTTCTGCTGTGTTAGGTTCGCTAGGGGCACATTATTTTCTTATCCAATGGAATTGATTATAAACAGGGTTAAGGAAGCCCTTTCCAATGGTGTTAGAGAGATTTGGTTAACTTCGCAGGATAATGGGGCTTATGGATTAGATATAAAGACCAACCTGGCTAATCTTCTTAAATACTGTTGCAGTATTAACGATAAGTACTTTATTAGAGTTGGCATGATGAATCCAAATTACGTTATAAAAATGCTACCAGAGCTTATAGACTCCTATAAAAATGAGCACATATTTAAGTTCCTACATATACCAGTTCAGAGTGGAGATAATGAGGTTTTAAAAGCAATGAACCGAAAATATACTGCTGAAGAGTTTAAGCTTATAATCGAGTCCTTTAGAAGGGAAATCCCGGACATAACTATTGCAACAGACGTTATATGCGGGTTCCCCTCTGAAGGCAGGGAGGCGTTTGAGAAAACCATGAAGCTTATGGAGTATATTAAGCCAGACGTAATTAACATATCCAAGTTTTTCCCAAGACCTAACACTCCAGCCGCAAAAATGAAACAGTTAGATACGAAAGAGATAGCGTACAGAAGCCGTATGTTAACGGAATTAGCCAATAAAATATCCCTTGAAAAGAATACTTTCTGGCTAGGTTGGGAAGGAGAAATATTAATTGACGAAAAAGGTCCGAGCGACTCATGGATTGGGAGAAACTATGCTTATAAGCCAATAGTTATAAGAAGCACAAAGAATATTCTTGGAGACTTTATCAATGTTAAGATTATAAATGCGCACATAAATTATTTAGAGGCCAAAATAATTTAG
- a CDS encoding ribbon-helix-helix domain-containing protein, with protein sequence MKLITIYLPEPYLEALDELVSKRYYPHRAEAIRAAIRDLIEIELWRRKHHGKTSR encoded by the coding sequence ATGAAGCTCATAACAATTTATCTTCCAGAACCCTATTTAGAGGCTCTGGATGAGTTAGTTAGTAAACGATATTATCCCCATAGAGCCGAAGCCATAAGGGCAGCTATAAGGGATTTGATTGAAATTGAATTATGGAGACGGAAGCACCATGGCAAAACTAGCCGATAA
- the ftsZ gene encoding cell division protein FtsZ produces the protein MAKLADKALQYMWSENLQKGLREPGYCRILVIGVGGAGNNTVNRLMESGVVGAECIAINTDLQHLNAIHAHQKILIGEKLTRGLGSGGDPNIGRTAIEESIEQVEKVLTDADIVFVTAGMGGGTGTGAAPVVAKLAREKGAIVVGVVTMPFKIERGRINYALKGLTEMRRECDTVIVIDNNKLMWLVPQLPLNEAFRVGDQVLANMIKGITEVISMPSLINLDFADFRTIIKRGGVAIAGIGESNAPNRAEDAVQKALRMPLLDIDYSGANGALIHISSDESLTIEEANMVGEIITQMMNEDALVIWGARIDPNLKGTLRVTLVMTGVKSPYLLGGYGSRAVELYDLDPESTKIEKSEKTTLGAELGMQKIPVLEG, from the coding sequence ATGGCAAAACTAGCCGATAAAGCACTCCAATATATGTGGAGTGAGAACTTGCAGAAGGGTTTAAGGGAACCGGGGTACTGTCGCATACTAGTCATTGGAGTAGGTGGAGCTGGAAATAACACTGTTAATAGGCTGATGGAGTCAGGTGTAGTTGGCGCTGAATGCATAGCGATAAACACTGACTTGCAGCATCTGAATGCTATACATGCACACCAAAAGATTCTGATAGGAGAGAAATTGACACGCGGTCTGGGCTCGGGCGGAGACCCGAATATTGGTAGGACTGCCATAGAAGAATCTATTGAGCAGGTTGAGAAGGTTTTGACGGATGCTGACATAGTGTTTGTGACAGCTGGAATGGGTGGTGGAACTGGAACCGGGGCAGCGCCCGTCGTCGCTAAGCTGGCTAGGGAAAAGGGTGCTATAGTTGTTGGCGTTGTTACAATGCCCTTCAAGATTGAGAGGGGTAGAATTAATTATGCTCTCAAGGGTTTAACTGAAATGCGTAGGGAATGTGACACAGTAATAGTTATAGACAATAATAAGTTAATGTGGCTTGTTCCGCAATTACCATTAAACGAAGCTTTTAGAGTTGGGGATCAGGTGTTAGCCAATATGATTAAGGGTATAACAGAGGTTATATCAATGCCTAGCCTAATAAACCTGGATTTCGCTGACTTTAGAACCATAATAAAGCGTGGCGGCGTAGCCATAGCTGGAATAGGTGAATCTAACGCGCCCAATAGGGCTGAGGATGCGGTTCAAAAGGCTCTTAGAATGCCCCTGCTGGACATAGATTATAGTGGCGCAAATGGTGCGCTAATTCACATATCAAGTGATGAAAGCTTAACGATTGAGGAGGCAAATATGGTTGGTGAAATTATAACTCAAATGATGAACGAAGACGCTCTAGTTATTTGGGGCGCTAGGATCGATCCGAATCTAAAGGGGACCTTAAGGGTTACATTAGTCATGACAGGCGTTAAATCACCGTACTTACTCGGCGGTTATGGCTCAAGGGCTGTTGAGCTCTATGATTTAGATCCTGAATCCACAAAGATTGAGAAGTCGGAGAAGACAACTCTAGGCGCTGAGTTGGGAATGCAGAAAATACCTGTCCTAGAGGGCTAG